The Raphanus sativus cultivar WK10039 chromosome 6, ASM80110v3, whole genome shotgun sequence sequence GTGGCGCTTTGAGGGACAAAAGAGTACACTTTTTTAGTTGTAGGCGAGTTGTTAAGTAAAGCAGCACAATTAGTAGGTTGGAACAGTATTGTATACTTCCTTGCAGTTCTATTGGCTTCTCCAAAAGACATATCAAGCATGAAAGCACGAACATACATATTAGCACATATATTATAGGATATAAAAACAGTTGGATTCCTGCAACAAATCAACTTTGAACATAAAAAGTTGAAGTCTTTAACTCTAATAATTATTGGATTTTCAACTACAATTCAGAATAGCATCCTCAGCACTCATAACGAAGCAACAAAACTCACAAACATAACAGATATAAACTTGACAACTAAAACTTTGTAATGACCCATTACTTGAAAACGTAAGCAACTTGATCCAAGTTAAATTCTAATTCCAATTTAGATCGAAAATAACATGAATCACATGAAAGGTTTGACGGATGAATCATCAATCAGGTTCTGACGTTACTTGAATCATCAATTAGGTTATTTTCACTGTTCTTCAAAGTTAGAAACGACGACAATTTTTTTGGAGAATCTTGTTTAATTTAATAGGTTTAGTTGTGAACtaattggtttaatttaattaaattggtCAACATATATAAGATTGTAAACATGAAATTTATATTAAGTCACAACATGTTTAATAGGTCCAAATTTAAAACATGCCACAGTAATTTCAAATaggaccctaaattaatagattagatacgCAAGAGCGTTGTGATGAAAACTTGATCTAGCATATATACAAGAtcgtttttaataataaaagtgACAGTTCAAGGAAAAGGGAAAAAACATCTTGATGAAGGGTTAGGAACTTGCTTTGGGACAAGAGATTCTTCTACAGCATGCAAAATGCAAATTTtccatttattatattttcattcttTTGATTCTTTAGCTAATCAAGTAATCAACAATagctgtgacaaaaaaaaagtaatcaacAATAGATGCACATGATGTACCTCATGCTTTGATTGAATAAATTTCACTCATTCTAAAATAAAGTGGCTACACTCACCTTCTTCAGGACATTTTAGTCTCTGCCAAAACCATAGGcagattttgaaattttccattGCATGACTTTCTGGATTGTTGTGACGAAACTGacaattttcttataaaaagtTTCACTTTGCAACCAACGCgtgttggcctagtggtaaaggaactCTGACTGGAGTGCCTGCCCTGGGTTCGATCCGCGTTGGCCACGAGAGAATTTACATGGGCTTCTCTCGCCTTCCAGACCACTTCGCGTAACCAGGGGCCCTTAAGTGGAGGCTTAAAAATTCCTGTAATGGCATGGACATAAGCCTGGTGGGCTAGTCGATCACGCTTAGTGGTCGGATACtgggttatcaaaaaaaaaaagtttcactTTGCAAATTCCTAACTATTAAACCCCACATTGCAAAGAAGTACTTGAATACAAAGGGATACTGGAATGGCCGTGAAAAGTGAGGGTTTTATTTGCAAAGTCTCTCAAAGACAttagggttttgttttgttttggcaAAGATATTAGTGTTGTTActagtgaattttttttcaaaaaggaaCAAGACACAGAACCATGAAAAGAGCCAAGAGGAAAGAGACGACCAGGACCAATCAACAATGTCTTacgaagaaagaagatgaaaacaaTCAGTCTTCCATTGTTCCTATGGATCTCATAATAGAGATACTCCTCAAAGTTCCGACCGAATCCATAGCCCGGTTTGTCTTAGTTTCAAAACAATGGTCATCTATAATCCGAGGCAAAGAGTTCACAAATCTGTACATAGCTCGATCTTCCACTAGGATGCGTCTTCTTTTCACAGTCCAGATGCTTGAAGAGCAGTTCCTACAATCCTGCTCCCAAAATGATCCATCTTCTGATCGTCATAGGCTAAACATAACTCCATATAATCATGTGTTTGCTTATTCACCACCCATCCGCGGCTTGATCTGCCGTCCAATGGATTTGAAAGTCCTGGTTGCTAACCCTAGCACGGGCCAGCTCTTCACGTTACCTAGAGTCAAAACTAATAGAAGAGGTGTATTATCTTTCTTAGGGTATGATCCAGTGAATGATGTATACAAAGTGTTGTGCATGACTGTACTACGAGTTCATCAAGAACGAGGATCACGAGTTGTATCTGAAGAGCATCAAGTGTACACTCTAGGAGTAGGTCAACGAAAATGGAGAATGGTTGAATGTAAGCATCCACATCTTCCTCCTACTCGTACTAATTTACCTACTAAAGGGCTATGCATAAATGGGATACTGTACTATTATGCTTGGATACAAAATGAAGGAGCCTTGATAAGCTTCGATCTGATATCTGAAGAGTTTAACGTCATTAAGTTACCTGTGGATAACCCTTGCATAGTGAACTACACTGGAAAGTTAGCTATAGCGGGTGGAATTAATAATGACGGTGCACTTGACCTGTGGGTTCTTGAAGATGCCAGCAAGCAAGAATGGTTCAAAGTTTCAATCGTTGTTCCTTCTTGGAGAGATTTAGCTGGAACTAATATTGGATATTTCAGGTTCAGGGGTACACTTAGTACCGGTGAACTTATGTTTTCAACGCCCAGTTGCGTTAACTACTATTTCATTAGTTACAATCCTAAAGAAAACAATGCCAAGAAAGTTGTGGTTGAAGGTATTGGAGATCCCTATAATTATCTTGAAGTATATTTTGATCATGTAGACAGTCCTATGTTTCTGTCATTGTAAGTTAATCCTCTTGTGTTGCTTTTCATTTGAAGATCTCGGACAAATAGTAGTTAATTATGTGTGGACCTggctgttttttttaattttatttacattttgaaGAGGGGAAATAGTTTTTGTGTTGTCAAGGATATTAACCCGTTGATAAAAGTAATCTTctcatcacttttttttttgttcaaggCCCAATGTCCCATGCAAGTAAGATCTCTAGTAGTCTATGAAATGCTTATGATTATGATCAAAAGTAAGTAAGCAAGTTATTGCTTTTTAAGCTTTgtgttataaataaaataatgtgtCTGTGTCTGTGTATATGACTATATGTTTCCACATTGATTCAGATCTCATCTTTCAGCCATGGAAGcctcatttaatatattttcatttgcAATATAAAGAAGCTATCAACCGTATATAATATATTGCTATACATctatataagaaaagaaaagggcTGAAGCCAGACTGTTGATGCTTGTTGGTACTGCCACAGAAACCGAGTTCCAAGTGCTCTTGTAACTCATGCCAAGTGGGATATACAATTTTAACGTTGCTTTCACTCGGAGTCAAAAATTTGGAGCCAGTTATGCATCTAGCGTTGAACGTTCAGAGAAGAGATTGGTGTATTTAGTACAAAACAAGCAGTCAGGGGGTATTTAGTACAACTAATGTAATGGGAGtatgttttgtaataattaatataGTGCGAGGgtgtaaaattcaaaatttattgaaagtaaaaaaataaaaaaaaatcacctctGGAATCTTCTTAAAAACCTAGAAAGCCTACGAGCTTCTTCAGATTCCTCCTGATAAATCAGACACGAACTCTCGTTTCGCCGAACGAACAGAACTAACTCCGACACAACAAACCCACTTTCAAAGTTTCGTTATTCCATCCGAAAAGTAAGCTTAGTTGTCTAACATGGCTCCTGATGCTTCTACTGCTCTTGCAggtctgctctctctctctcttccttcttctaTATGTTAGAAAGATGTATCAATCTCTTAACTTTGAATGCATAGAGAGTCCTTGATGGGTTTTGATACTTGTCTTTAGTTGAATTGATCTGATGAATAAAGTTCACTTATTTAAACTGGCTCTGTTCTGGTATTGAAGAGTGTATAAGTCTTTAAGTCTCTAaatttttgttctttgatttGTTACTTCAGCGAGGGAGAAAGTTCAGCAGTTCCTGAATGCAGCTATTACTGGAAACCTTGAGTTCCTTAAGAGTGAGTTCGTTAATCACATTAATGCCTTTATGTTATGTTTCATCTGTTTGGGCTCTGATGTAACTTCTTCAAGCAGATGTTGCTAAGCAGCTTGATGAAGAAGGAAAAGGCTTGAAGGAAACTGTGGAGAGTGTCAAAGACGCTAACAAACGTGGTGCGCTTCACTTCGCCGCGAGGGAAGGCCAAACTGAGATATGCAGATATCTCCTTGAAGAGCTGAAACTTGACGCCGACACAAAAGATGAAGCTGGTTCGTTGTTTCCTTCTCTGTTTTGTCACTGCTTTGAAAGTTTGATCTGTGAGATTgtgtgatgagattgtgatgaTGTTGGCAGGGGATACTCCACTTGTTCATGCTGCGAGGCAAGGACAGATTGATACGGCTAAGTATCTTTTAGACCACGGAGCGGATCCTAATATCGCTAGTGAGCTAGGCGCTACTGCATTGCATCATGCAGCTGGGACAGGTTTGGTTTGTTGATTACTCCTTTGTTTTAGTTTCCTTTCACTTTCTCAGGCCATGAAGTGTTGTGTGTTTTGCTTATCATTAGGTGAAATCGAGTTGCTGAAGGAACTGCTTTCTAGAGGTGTTCCGGTTGATTCTCAAAGCGAGTCTGGCACGCCGTTAATATGGGCTGCTGGCCATGACCAGAAAGATGCAGTACAAGTCTTGTTACAACACAATGCTAATGTAAActtatgtgtatatctttagtTTTAGTTTCCATCTAAACCGTATTGGTCAATGAAACCTTAaagtttgtttggttttaatgaCTTTTGCAGCCTAACGCTGAGACTGAAGATAATGTCACACCACTGTTATCTGCAGTGGCAGCTGGTTCTGTTACTTGCTTAGAGCTCTTGGTCAAGGTTTGAGATGTTCCTAACTCGTAGTGTTGTCTAGTTTCGGTTGTTATACATCTCATATTGTTAATTACAGGCAGGTGCCAAAGCTAATGTGTTTGCTGGTGGTGCAACTCCGTTGCACATTGCTGCTGATGTTGGAGATCTTGAGTTAATCAACTGCTTACTTAAAGCTGGAGCTGATCCTAATCAGAAAGACGAGGAAGGCAACAGGCCATTAGAAGTTGCAGCTTTAAGAGAGAACAGAAAGATTGTTGAGACTCTCTTCCCCTTGACGACAAAACTTGAATCTGTTTCAGATTGGTCTGTAGATGGAGTTCTCTCTCACACGGAATCAAACAAAGAACAAGAGGAGGACAAATCTGGAGAGAGTGGGATCAAGAAAGACAACCTTCCTGAGGTCTCTCCAGAAGCAAAGGCTAAAGCAGCAGAAGCTAAAGCAAGAGGACAAGACGCTTTCCACAGAAAGGATTACCAGATGGCCATTGACGCCTACACACAAGTATATATCAGAACCACTTTTCTGAGTCCTTTATTTTAAAGTGcattttatgtgatttttgtggcgtttttttttctttgaaaccaAGGCTATTGATTTTGACCCTACGGATCATACTTTGTTCTCAAACCGAAGCATCTGCTGGTTGCGGTTAGGACAAGCTGAGCATGCCTTATCTGATGCGAAAGCATGCAGAGAACTAAAACCTGATTGGCCTAAAGCTTGTTTCAGAGAAGGCGCTGCTCTTCGTTTGCTACaggtaaattaaaaaaaaaagcctttAGTTTTTTGAACGTTGAGACAGTATAGTTTCACTGAGTTATATCAAATGAATCTTGCAGCGGTTTGATGAGGCAGCCAATGCTTTTTACGAGGGAGTGTTGCTAAGCCCTGAAAGCAAAGAGCTCATTGATGCTTTCAGGTTTGTTTTGAAAACCATTATATGATGTTTTGACTTTTTAACCGGTTTTGTATCAGTTTATAActtatttgtgtgtgttttttctctctttgttctaCAGAGAAGCTGTAGATGCTGGAAGGAAGTTTCATGGCAAGGACAAGATTACAGACAAATCATAAGATGTTCAAGAGATGTGTCTATTTTAGTATCTGTGTGAAGTTTTTATTTGCTTCTTACCTTGGTGATTTGGTCTCTTCCTTAAGCAgttgtctatttttttttacttaaatgtACTAAAAACTTCAGGAACGAAGTTTTGTTTGTGCTTGGATTTGGTTTAAGGTTATAAATTTACAAACAAGTTAATGCATGTTTTTGGTGTATTAATCAATAGTAAGACCAAATTTATCAAGAAATGACATGAATAGATTTAAACAAATACTATCATCGTTGTCATCACCCTATTGTTTGTTTGAGACAATTGATTATGGATGACAGCGTAAAGCATCAAATAATGGAGCATGCATATATTAAAGacattgttaattttattttgtaattcatTGCAAATATTGTTCCCCAACAAGTCTACATTGTCCACATGCTCTGGCCCGTTCCACTGTCACACATTACCTTGAtctatttaatgttttttcatAAATGTTTCAACGAAGACATACCCAAAAATTAGAGTAAAATGTAATACAGTATTCAAGAACATTGATATGACTGAAAATGGGTTATTTGTTAGTGTTTACTCTACGTATTTGTAATGATACTATAAATTAATTAGGTGAATGTAGAAACTAAGTACTCATTTGgaaattaactaattaaaaataaatcttaagATCAACGTATAATTTACTGTATTGATTGTTATAAAAATGTATGGGTGGATGATCCAAGATATGTAAACACTAACTGTGTAGTAGCCAAAATTATACACACGAAAAAATTggagaaactttttttttttacgatcaTTAACTTTTTCATGTCATTTAACGATctaacttattaaaataaataaacatatacagtagaaagataaataaaaatggcCAGAATGAAATAAAGCATATATtgcagaaaaaaaacaaataatgaaataCACTAGGGTATATGATGTCTTAGTATCACGTAAATGTAACACATTCGATGTCTTAGGGTTTATATACCATATAGACAATACAATAATgcacaaaaacaaaagttgtCCAAAAACGGAAATATATAGATGCAacctaataaaatatacatatttatatatgtattatataagaTGATACATAACAAAAAagggttaaatttaaaaatgtagttcatcaaaatattattttatacgCAAACTCTCTGCTCGGAACGGTAACTCGAGCCGGTTTGGCTTTTCTCTGTTTGAGATATCCAACCGGATCTAACCGGTCTTTGTTGCCTTTTTGGGGCAATCACTCAGCTTCTGTTCTTGCATTTTTCTAAAGCCCTTGGAGCTGCAATCAATAGAAACTagattaacaaacaaaaatgcaCATCTTATggtatatatagtaaattttggATTAAGAATACTAACCAAGTCCTTTTGCTTCTGACCCCTTCATAATTCTTATGCGTTTGCATGAATCAACAAACATCCTAAAAATAGCCCAAACAAAACGTAATTAATATTTGTCTATAGCTGcaacataaattaataaattatgtaaatataaattaattaatactcACTCCCATGGTACATCTCCTACAAGCATCCAGTCTCCATCTTTATCTTCATAAGTTGGAACGTAATCTGATCCGTTCAAAATATCGATTAATTTACTCTCATTCATAAAATCTTTCATTCCCTGTGGTCCATAATTGCCTGTAAAGAAAGTTTACAATATAGTATTAAATAAAGAATTGAAGACATTTTATAGGGGATTgtgttttaaatagtatttaCCTATGGTAAAAGAGCTGAACATTTTGCTTAAGGCGTCGGAGAGATCTTGGTAAGTTTTGTAGAGtttcaaatcaatttttctTAGGTACGGTGCACCGTCCATGCTAACCTTCACGTAAGCTGCGGTAGCACAAGCGGAGGCAGAGGAGGTAACTCCGCTGCTTCCGGAAGTCTTTTCCTCTGCTTGGATGGTATCTCCGGTGGTTGGCTTTTGGCATGACATCACGTTCTTCCGGAAAGATCGTACCGGCGGCCATCCCACAACTTGTGCCCTGAAATTCCACAATTTTAGTAAATTGTTaatttcagttatattaatCAATGTGTTTTATATAGTTGCTTCACACGTGTTAGATGCTAGGTGGATCTAGTCGTCAGTATCAGTTtaactttttatctttttctcaaGTATATAAAGTAAAGATTCcttatgttttgtatttttcttaattcTTCCCGACCAAAAACCTAAACATGCACTCACATCCTAGCTAGGGAAGGTTATttacaaatcaaatataaataaacctTCGCAAAGCTATTGAAAACATGGAGCAAAACTAAAGAAAAGAGATGAAAAATCACAACCATATGAGCTTTTTTTCTGGCATAATGTTACTCTAATTAGCTTACTCATTCAGCGTGTGTTAAAGCCTATGTTTCCATCTCTAGCTAAACCATGACCGGATCGTATCATCTAATTTTACAGAGTCTATCCACAAATAATCTAATTATCTCAACCCATATAAGTAAAGAGTCgccaatatatataaagtaaattaacataaatagaaatatagatTAAAATTAGTTTCTTACTTGGCCGGTGGTTTTAAGACCTTCTCCTTCATATTCTCTAAATCAACTTCGGAAACTGAATCCACAGCCGTCGATGAAAGGTTCAACTTGAGATCAACAGTCTCAGAAAATCCTCTTTTCCCATTATTCTTCACAGTCATGGCTCCTCCGTGATTCTCACCCGGCAGCCCTAACCTCAGCTCCGTTGCCTCAAAGTTAATCATCTTACTTAATAAGGATTAGCAACACGTACTATATTAGGTAACCAGAAAACGAATTGGAGACTAAAGATTGTTCTGCTTCTAGGGTTTTAGTTCTTTTTGGAACTAAAACGTTTGAAGGGAGAGAGAAGATTATGAAATGTGTTGAAACTACGAGGGGATACATATTGGATCGTGTGtggtataaaatatatatcgaAATTATCAAGCTAATGATTATGTTTTGAACGGTTGTGATGCTGCCACGTAAATGCTGGGATTGGTTGGACCTTCAAGGTAGTTGTCGGGAGAAGATGGTGTCACGAGTGGCGTCATTTTTCTCAGAATAATTGCGGCCAAGCTAGTCGGCAAAGGCCATGTTGGCACAGTTTTTCCTTGTCCcgtatatatctttttttttgaaactaaactCCCGTATATAtccatcaaaagaaaaaacaagtaaTAGAATTATTATGTATTCAACGTTAAATACGAGTTAATTTTAGCTTTTTATCACTACTAGAAATTGTATTTCTCTGGTTTTTAGTACTTTTGGTCAACATGGGTTTTAGTACTTTAATCAAAcagttttaaattttcaggacTACGGCTGTATAGAATTTCATCTACGTTAATACTCCTTCCATTTCGTTTTATTTATCGTTCTAAACTTAtgtacacatattaataaaacatgtgattttatatatttccaagataaaaacacaattacatatacatctaaccacatttcaaccaatagaaaaatagactgaagaatcttattaataaattttgtattgaaattctaaaacgacacttattttgaaacgaaaattttttTCCAGAACGACATTTAATGtgaaaacggagggagtatctaTTTTACTAATTAACTGACTTTCCTATGTTTTTGACCCAATTAGCTCTAACTACAATAcagaagaaaataaaaccaataatattaacaaaagaGTGTTCTGTCGGAAATTAACTAAAATGGAACAAAATGACAGCTAAGACGATATGGGACCCACATATAGGATATAAATAGAAAGCTGTCAGCTTCAAACATGTGTTTTGATTCAATGGATTCGGTGTCCTTCTTGTAGGACCCGCCATTCCCAAAGGTTTTCAATTGATTGTAGGATTCGTTATTTTACAgtgtttgataaatattttcattaaattttacttatttagatataaaaaatgattgaaatatataaaacttaaatgtaaaataaacgAAAGTCTTGTCTGCCATAGCGTTTTCGTACTATACTTCTCACATGTGCCTGTCTTGTTTGTCAAATTATGGATTGTGTAAACTCAAAAGAAAATAGCGGTTAATTAACATTCCTTTGATCGTtgattagtatatatataatataaagttgggattaatatatatataatgatgtaTTAAAAATGAGTAACTCGACGGTGTATTAAGTGGAGCGTTGTACGACATAGCAAATTAAAAGCAATGTGATTATAGAGCATCTATTCTATGCATGAACCCGTAGAAATAATCAACATTTTACGAACGAGCACAATAATATTAgcgtaaataaaaaaataaatgtctcACTTGcaaattataaagttataataTCAATGATCGTCCAACAATCAACATCATTTATTGCTAAACATCATCATGCCCATGTATGATTACGATGGAAGAATCTGACCTAATAAATTGTATGTCAAGTTGACAACGAATTCATCTCGATCTACATTACcagaatataatatttgtatataaacaatataataagaaaaatcgAATCAACAAAGACCGCTACTGTTTATTTATCCCTTGTATACATCCCCTCTATAAATGTGAGGTCGAGGAAATAAATGGGACTCTATAAAGACAGAGACGCACCCTCGTGTTGGCTGGGGCCATTGAAAATCATGTCTTGTGTTTCACTGTCCAATAACATTACAAATT is a genomic window containing:
- the LOC108807502 gene encoding F-box/kelch-repeat protein At3g04660-like, yielding MKRAKRKETTRTNQQCLTKKEDENNQSSIVPMDLIIEILLKVPTESIARFVLVSKQWSSIIRGKEFTNLYIARSSTRMRLLFTVQMLEEQFLQSCSQNDPSSDRHRLNITPYNHVFAYSPPIRGLICRPMDLKVLVANPSTGQLFTLPRVKTNRRGVLSFLGYDPVNDVYKVLCMTVLRVHQERGSRVVSEEHQVYTLGVGQRKWRMVECKHPHLPPTRTNLPTKGLCINGILYYYAWIQNEGALISFDLISEEFNVIKLPVDNPCIVNYTGKLAIAGGINNDGALDLWVLEDASKQEWFKVSIVVPSWRDLAGTNIGYFRFRGTLSTGELMFSTPSCVNYYFISYNPKENNAKKVVVEGIGDPYNYLEVYFDHVDSPMFLSL
- the LOC108806836 gene encoding uncharacterized protein LOC108806836, giving the protein MAPDASTALAAREKVQQFLNAAITGNLEFLKNVAKQLDEEGKGLKETVESVKDANKRGALHFAAREGQTEICRYLLEELKLDADTKDEAGDTPLVHAARQGQIDTAKYLLDHGADPNIASELGATALHHAAGTGEIELLKELLSRGVPVDSQSESGTPLIWAAGHDQKDAVQVLLQHNANPNAETEDNVTPLLSAVAAGSVTCLELLVKAGAKANVFAGGATPLHIAADVGDLELINCLLKAGADPNQKDEEGNRPLEVAALRENRKIVETLFPLTTKLESVSDWSVDGVLSHTESNKEQEEDKSGESGIKKDNLPEVSPEAKAKAAEAKARGQDAFHRKDYQMAIDAYTQAIDFDPTDHTLFSNRSICWLRLGQAEHALSDAKACRELKPDWPKACFREGAALRLLQRFDEAANAFYEGVLLSPESKELIDAFREAVDAGRKFHGKDKITDKS
- the LOC130496778 gene encoding auxin-responsive protein IAA16-like; protein product: MINFEATELRLGLPGENHGGAMTVKNNGKRGFSETVDLKLNLSSTAVDSVSEVDLENMKEKVLKPPAKAQVVGWPPVRSFRKNVMSCQKPTTGDTIQAEEKTSGSSGVTSSASACATAAYVKVSMDGAPYLRKIDLKLYKTYQDLSDALSKMFSSFTIGNYGPQGMKDFMNESKLIDILNGSDYVPTYEDKDGDWMLVGDVPWEMFVDSCKRIRIMKGSEAKGLAPRALEKCKNRS